TGAGCATGCTGCATCAATATGACCTGATCGGCGTTCAAAGCCCCAGCGACCACAGCGCTCTGCAAGCAGGACTGCAGGCCACGCCACCGCTCGCCGGGAACAGCCGAACACGTACGGGCGTTTATCCGATCGGGGTGGATGTGGACCTGATTCAGTCCCTGGCCAGTGCGTCCTCCTGGGCGCACGAGGGTGCCGCTGAAGAGCCGCTCAATGGCGCTGAAACCGTTATCAGTGTGGACAGACTGGACTACAGCAAGGGACTGGCCCATCGTTTGCGCACATTTGATGCGTTGCTGCGTCGCTACCCCACGCTGCACGGTCAAGCCACTTATGTACAGATTGCTCCCTCCACCCGTAGCGATATTCACGACTATCAGCTCATGCGCGAAGAGCTGGAAAGTCTGGCCGGACTGATCAATGGCCAGTTCGCCACGCCCGGCTGGAGCCCGATTGTCTATATGAACCGTGCCTTTCCCGCCCCCCAGCTGATGCGCATGCTGCGCCGCGCACGAGTAGGATTTATCGCGCCCATGCGCGATGGCATGAATCTGGTCGCCAAGGAATATATCGCCGCCCAGGACCCAGCCAACCCAGGCGTGCTGGTCCTGTCCACCTTTGCAGGAGCGGCCCAATCGCTACAGGACGGCTATCTGGCGGTCAATCCCTTTGATATAGAAGGCACCGCTCACTGCCTGTATGAGGCGCTGAACATGTCCTTAGCCGAGCGTCGCCATCGCCACCAGACTTTGTTGATGCAACTACGCCAACAGGATCTGGGGCAATGGTGCCAGCAGTTTCTTGGCGATCTTAGCGGTCAGGCGCCACATCAACAGGCTGAGTCGGCGATGGCTGAGCTTCCAGCATCCTGACCCGCACGAAAGCCTGCGGCTGATGCTGCGCGAGATAGGCCACCAGACCCTCGCGCAGCAGACAGCGCAAATCAAACAGACGCCCCGAGTCCGCAGCGCTAACCAGAAAACGCAGTTGCATGCCCCACTCATTGGTATCGATCACCTGCAAGACCTGCACGCGACGGTCCCAGAGCTCGGAGGACTCGCATAATGCTTTGAAAGCCGTATTCAGGCCCTGCATATTGACGGAGTAATCCACCCACAGAAATACCGTACCCAGCAAGGACGCACTGCGTCGGGTCCAGTTCTGGAAAACCGTCTCGACAAACCATTGCAAAGGCACTATCAGGCGGCGCTCGTCCCACACGCGAACGACGACATACGTCGCCGTAATTTCCTCAATCCGCCCCCATTCCCCTTCCACAATCACCACATCGTCAATCCGGATGGGTTGCGTAAAAGCAATCTGCAAACCCGCAATAAAGTTGCCCAACACAGGTCGTGCGGCGATCCCGGCGACCAGACCGGCCACCCCCGCCGAGGCCAGCAGACTGGTCCCTATCTGACGTGCCCCCGGCAACACCAGCAGGGCAAACGACACCCCCAGAAGAACCAGCAAAAAATGCGTGCTGCGCGCCAGCACACGTGCCTGTGTGTAGATCTGCCGCGAGCGCAGATTATCCGTCACGTTCAAGGGATGACGGGCGACAACCAGCTGGAACAAAGCCTCTACTGCGCTCATCAGCATCCAGGTGGTGCACACAATCAGCACCATCATGTCGCCGACAATCAGATAGGCCTGCCACTTGGCCGTGATGGGCGCCAGAGGAATACAAAACCGCAAAAAGACGGCCAGCAGAAAAACGCGGGACGGCCACACAATGCGGGCGCACAACAGGCCCAGAAAGTGTTCAGCCGGAACCAGACGCACAATCAGCTTGCCGCCCAGATAGTGCAACAGCCACAGCGATGTCCATCCAGCCGCCACTATCAGCAGCCATGCCCATCCGCTCATTGCCATCATGTTCGCTCTCCTGACTCAAGTCCTGAGCCCGTGCAGCAAATTGTGTGCCCCTGCCAAACCAGGCGGACCAGGCACGCTTTGTGCTGGATGAGTCCTGATCAATCACGGGATTGGCGTTCATTCAATCAAGGAGCGTGTTATGACCAAACACACAGACAATCAGGATCGCCAGGATCAGCGCGGTTTTGCCTCGATGAACGACCAGAAGCAGCGCGAGATTGCCGCCGAAGGCGGCCGCGCCGCGCACGAGTTCACCCCGCAAGAGGCCCGCAAGGCCGGCGCCAAAGGTGGCAAGGCCACCCAGGAGCAGCGACGCTAAGCCTTAGCCAAGCCCCAGTTGGACGCGGCGCACCCACCAGGGCCGCCGCGCCCTGTCCCATTCTTTGTCTATTTCAGGAGCCATCATGACAACGCGTCAAACAGTGAACGAGCAACGTCACCTGCAAGAACAGCAGGATCAGAAGGACAAGAACGGGGTCGGCCAGAACGAGCCCATCACGCATGATAAAAGCCACCCGGGCAGCGATTACCCCACTCCCCCCCTGCCCCAACAACACCTGGAAAAGCCCGGCCACGAAAGTGATCTCGATCCCGCTCCTCGTTATGAGGCCGCTCACTATAAGGGCAGCGGCAAGCTGGAAGGCAAGGTGGCCATCGTGACGGGAGGCGACTCCGGCATAGGACGAGCCGTTGCCGTGCTTTATGCGCGCGAAGGTGCGGATGTAACCATTATTTATCTTCATGAGGACGAGGATGCCCAAACGACACGCCAGGCCGTGGAGGCGGAAGGCAGGCAATGCCTGACCCTGCGCGGTGATGTCAAAGATGCCGAGTTTTGTCGTCAGGCGATCGAGCAGGTCCTGGATCGCTTTGGCAAGCTCAATATTCTGGTCAACAATGCCGGCTTTCAAGAACACGCCCAATCCCTGCTGGATTTGACGCCCGAGCGCCTGGACGAAACATTCCGCACCAATATCTACGGCTACATTTATATGGCCCAAGCCTGCCTGCCGCATTTGCATGCGGGCGATGCCATCATCAATACGAGTTCGGTGACCGCCTTGCGCGGTGCTGCCCATTTGCTGGATTACGCCAGCACCAAGGGGGCCATCATTGCCTTTACCTATTCACTGGCGGCCAATCTTGCGCCCAAGGGCATACGCGTGAACGCGGTGGCCCCTGGCCCTGTCTGGACCCCCTTGAATCCGGCAGACGCTCCTGCCGAGGAAATCCCTGACTTCGGGGCGCAAACCGTATTTGGACGCCCGGCCCAGCCCGAGGAACTGGCCCCAGCCTATGTGTATCTGGCCAGCCCCATTACAGCCAGCTACATCACCGGGATGGTGCTCCCCATCACAGGCTACCCAGGAACCTGACATGAACCGCGCGATCGAACTGGAACAGGCCGCTTTGTATCTGGACCTGGATGGTACGCTGGTGCCCCTGGCCCAGCGCCCCGAACAGGTGGCGCTGGCCTCTGGCACCGCCGAGCTGCTGCTAAACCTGCACGCTGCCTGCCAAGGCGCCGTGGCGTTGGTCTCGGGACGGGATTACGCCAGTCTGCAACAGGCCTGCTGCAGACTGCCGCTGGCGATGATAAGCAGCCATGGCGCAGCCATGCATGATGCAGACGGGCAGAAATGCTGGAACACACCTCTCAATGCGGCGCAGCATCACAGCCTGTCGCGTGCAGCAGCCACGCTGATCCACCCCCACCCCCTTGTCTGGATGGAACGCAAATCGCACGGCCTAGCGGTCCACTTTCGGCAATGCCCGCAATTGGGCGATGTGCTCCACAGCGAGCTGAACATGCTGTGTTCGGACTATCCGGGCTTTGAGCTGATCCGCGGCCATTGTGTGATCGAGTTGCGTCCGGCCGGCGTGGACAAAGGCCAGGCTCTGGCCCGCGCGCACAGTCTGCCCCCGTTTGCCGATCGCAAACCCATCATGGCGGGTGACGACCTCACCGACGAGGCGGCCTTTCGTTTTGTCAATCAACAAGGCGGCGTAAGCATCCGTATAGGCCCCCCCGAACCCGCGAGTGCGGCCCAGCTTTGTCTGCCCCAACCCGCCGATCTGCTCAGGCTTTTGCAAACCAGTTTGCTGGAAACCCGTTTCTTCTCTGCTGCCCCCCTACGCTCAAAGGACAGTCAAACCGCTGCTCCTTAAGTGAGCAACCCACCTCATTTTCAAAGGATGGACTATGAGCACAATCGCCATTCCCCGATCTACGACATCGTTGCAGATCAGCCTTCCGGTCAGCGGTTGTGACTGTGGCACAGTTCAAGGTCTGCAGTTCATGGCCAGGGAACTGGCGCAGTTTCTGGACCTGTCCCATATCTACATGGCCTATGAAGACCAACTGGAGGGAGAGGTCCGCGACGCCTTTTACCTGCCCGCCCAAACCCTGAACCTAGATCAAGCCAAACGTTTAGGCATCCATTGCGCAGCCCAACTGTATGGGGGCGTGGTCCCGCATGATTTTCTGGCCTACAAAACAGTGGCTCACCCACTCGCACAGTCCGACATGGACCGGCCCGCGGGCTGGAACAATGATCTGGCAAAGGCCTTGGGTCCTACGGTGCTACCCGGCTACAGCGCCTTCTCGATTCCCGACGCCTTGCGTGCGATGAGCCTGCTGGATCAGGCGGGTCATACCGGCATACGGATCAAGCTGGCCCGCGCCAGTGCAGGCGAAGGCCAGCGGGTCGTCTACAGCCGCCAGCAACTGGAAGAGCTGCTGGCACTCCCTCCCTGGCAGGAGCAGGTTGAACATGGCCTGGTTCTGGAGGAAAACCTGCTCGAGAGCCAGACCTTCAGCGTTGGTCAGACACAAATTGGCGAACACCTGTTTTCCTATATCGGTCAACAGCATCAGACCAACAACCGACAGCAGGAATCGGTTTACGGCGGCACCACCCTACTCATGGTCCGAGGCGGATTTGATGCCTTGCTGCAGCTCTCGGGGATGCAACGCATTCAATATCTGATCGATCTTGCGATGAACTATGAAAGCAGGATTACGCAGGCCTACCCTTCTCTGTATGCCTCACGTCGCAACTACGATGTCATTGTCGGGCGCGATGCACGGGGCAATTATCAGGCTGCGGTACTCGAACATTCCTGGCGCTGCGGAGGCGCTTCCATTGCGGAAATACTGGCCATGCGCAGCCTGCAAAATCATCCCGAGCAAGGCCACACGCACGCCTGGACACGGGAACGCTATATGGACGATCCCGATCCAGTGCGGCAATCCCCCCACCTGTACAGTTTGCAGCAACTCGGCAATGGCTATCTGGCACGCTTTGGAGGTCCCTTGTCCTCATGAGCACTGACATATTCAAGACCACCATCAAGGTTGCGCACCAGCAGCTCGACGCTCGCTTGCTGGTGCCCCAGTCCCCCATACCGGGAATTCTGTTCGTACACGGATGGGGCGGCAGTCAACGATTTGACCTTAAACGGGCCCACACCATTGCCGGCATGGGCTGCATCTGCATGACGTTTGATCTGGCGGGACACAATGCCAGCGACCAGGAACGCCAAAAAGTCAGTCGTGAACAGAATTTTCAGGATATCTGCGCCGCCTTTGATACCTTGGCCAGTCATCCCATGGTCGATGCCAATTCCATTGCTATTGTCGGCCACAGCTATGGGGCGTACCTGGCCTGCCTGCTCAGTGAATTTCGGGCGGTCCGCTGGCTCAGTCTGCTTGCCCCGGCGCTCTACCCGGATGAGGACTGGCTAGCCCCAAAAGATCAGCTCAAACGCAGCTTGCTTCAGGATTACCGCCTGCAAAGCCATACCCCGCAGGACAACCGGGCGCTGCATGCCTGCTCGAAGTTCACCGGCGACGTCATGCTTTTTGAAGCCGAGCATGACGAACTGATTCCTCGCCAGACCTTGCTGACCTACCGACAAGCATTCAGCCAGGCCAACTCTCTGACTCATCGTGTGCTCAAGGAAAGCAACCATGCGCTGGACGAAAAAGTCGCCCAGCGCAATTACTCTGTGCTGCTGTATCGCTGGATTCAGGAAATGATTATTGGCGCACGCATCGGCCACCTGCCCAAGGACATCGCGTAAATCAGACCACTGCAGGCCGGTTGGCATACCCGGAGACGAACTCCTTGGCCTGCCCGGTCTGCGGATCAAACACATGGCGGCGTACCTTGCCGATATCCGCGCCATAAACGTGAATGCTGATGGACACCTGGTCGTCATAGACATTGGAGACCTCGTGTATATCGCCCACCGTGGGTGACACCACTTCCACCACGCCCGGCTCCAGAATCTGCGTATCTTCTTCTGTCATCTGGCCGGTCTGAGGATCACGGTCAAAAGGCCGGGATCGTTCGGCACCACGCAACATGCCAATCAAGCCCCACACAGTATGGTCGTGGATGGGCGTTTTCTGGCCGGGGCCCCACACAAAACTGACCACGGAAAAGCGCTCCTGTGGACAGCAATACAGCAAGTACTGTTGATAGAACTGCGGATGGGGCTGGGTGTATTCGGGGGCCAGCCAATCGTCCTGGGCCACCAGTTCGCCCAGCAGGACGCGGCCCTCACGCAAGATATCCTCCTCGCCGACGGCGGGGCGGGCGGTCAATTCATTCATCCCTTGGATAAAGCGCTCAAAACGGGGGTGCATAAGGGGATGTCTCCATAGTTGCCTGGGCCTTGCGGCCCAATTCGTGAATCAGTTCTTATTTGTTCAGATACACCGGGGCACGTTTTTCCTTGAACGCGTTCATCCCTTCCTTGGCATCATAACTATCCTCGATCGCCTTCAGTTGGCGCATGGTGCGCGCCATTTGCTCGGACGGCCCACGTGTCAGCACCTCATTATTGATAAAGCGTTTGAGGGTCTGCAAAACACGGGGCGACATCTTGGCCAGATCCTGAGCCATGCGCACGGCTGCCTGAACTTGCTCACCGACCGGCACCACCTCATTGGCAAAACCCAGATCATAAGCACGACGGGCTTCCAAGGTGCGGCACAACAGAATCACTTCCATGGCGGCATGATGCGGAATGCGCGAGGCCAGGCCGGAGATAATGCCGCCCGTAAAACCCAGCTTGGCTTCCGGGTAGGAGAACTTGGCGCTCTCGGAGGCCACCAACAAATCCGTCATCATCGCCATCACCAGGGCCCCACCCACGCACCAGCCACTGACAGCCGCAATAATGGGCTTGTCGGTTTCAAATCCTACCGTGGGGATGGCACGCCACAACTCGGGCCACTCATTAATATCGGCACCGGCAGAAAAAGCGTCATTACCTGCCCCGGTCAGCACGGCTACACGACGTGTGGGGTCCTCATCAAAAACCAAAAACGCCTGCTGCAGCTCCTTGACCACCGTGGCGCTCAAGGCATTGCGGCGATCAGGACGATTGATCGTAAAGATGGACACACCGTCATCGTGGTTTTCGACAAGAATGCACTGATAATCCGACATGGTTTACTCCTCCTGGGTATTGTTAAAAGAATCGATCTTGGTTTTATGCGCCTATGGACAGGCGGGCATCGACGGCGTGACAACGGGTGGCCGCCACGATCAATGGGTTGATATCCAGTTCAAACTCGGTGTCGCGCAGGTCGTGAGCCAGGAAGCTGACACGCACAATCGCATCGAGCACCCCGGCCCGATCCAGCATGCGCCCCCGGTATCCCTGCAACAGCTTGTCGATCATCAAAGTAGACAAGAGTCGATCTGCATCAGCCAGAGTCAAAGGAGCGGCGGCAATCACCCGATCCGAGAGCATTTCCACCAAAATGCCGCCCGCCCCAAACACCACCACCGGGCCAAACTGCGCATCCTGACGTGCTCCGATCAACAGCTCCACATCGCCTTTGGCCATGGCCTGCACCAAAACACCTTCCAGACGGGCATCCGCCTTATAGGCTTTGGCATTCGCGTAGAGCCGGGCAAAATCCCGTCGCAAGCCAGCCTCGTCGGCCACATCCAGCGCCACCCCGCCCGCTTCGGTTTTATGAACAATGTCGGGAGAGACAATCTTCATCACCACCGGGTAACCCATCTGCTCGGCCTGCGCCACGGCCTGTTCCACGTCCTCACATACCTGGCCCAGATTCACCGGCAAGCCGTAATGCGCCAGCAATCGTTTGGACTGATCTTCATTAAGAACACCACGCGGCATCACACTAGGAGCCTGGCAGGCACTGGGGCGCATCGCTACCTGACGCGGCACGAACTGGCCATGACGTTTCCAGGCTGACAAGGCCAGGGCCGCCTCCAGACTGGAGCTGGCATACGCATGGCCGTGCTGGGCCAGCTTCTGCCGCAAAGGCTCGGATGTTGCACCGGCATCAAACGCCACCATGACGGGCTTGGCCCAGTGCGGTTCGGGATGGATGATTTTTTCAATCAGAGCCGCCATCCATTCCTGCGGACACATGGAGGCCGTAATCAATACCGCATCGCTTTGCTGATCCTGCATCAGGGCATCCAAAGTGGCGCGGGCCACTTCGGTGCAATCCTGGGTCAGACGGGCGCCCAGATCCACCGGGTTATCCGCCTGCCCGGCCGGGTAGTGGACAGCCAAGGCATGCTGGGTAGAAGCAGAAAAGCCGGACAGCTCCACGCCCTGCTCTGCCAAGGCATCTGCGGCCAGGGCTCCGCCGCCGCCCGAGGGCGTCACAATCGCAACTTTGGAAATCGTGTTGCTGGTAAAGCGCACCATGCTGTTTGCCAACAGAAGCATGGCTCCCATATCGTCCATCAGGCTGATGCCTTCATCGCGGCAGACACTGGCAAACACATCATGGTCCCCGGCGACACTGGCGGTATGCGAAAAGGCGGCTGCCTTGCCCGCACTGGAGCGCCCGGCCTTGACGGCCAGCCAGGGCTTGCCCGCGGCCTGCGCCCGGCGAGCCGTACGGCGCAAGGCCTGTGCATCCTTGATGCCTTCGATATAGGTACAGATCACCTGCGTCTTGGGATCATCAATCAAGAAATCCACAAAGTCGCACAAGTCCAGATCTGCCTGGTTACCTACCGAGAAGCCATAGGTAAAGCCGCCGCCCATCGCCCATGCACGATCAAAGTAGGTGGTCATCAAGGCACCGCTTTGGCTGACAAAACCAATCGGACGCTCGGGCAGGCTATCCCTGTCCAGCACCGGCGACGAACACAACACCAGCTTGCGGCTGGGGCTGATCATGCCCAGGCAGTTGGGTCCGATCAGACGCATGCCCGACTCCCGGCAAATGCGCAGCAGCGCCTGCTCGCGCTCCAGCCCGCGCTCACCTGCATCAGCAAAGCCCGCCGAGATCACCAGCAGACCACGCACTCCCATTTGAGCCGCCATCTGCGCCTGCTCCAGAACGGTATCGGCCCCCACCGTAAACACGGCCAGATCCGGGGCGCTGTCCAGCGCAGCCAGACCGGGCACAGCGGGCAAACCAAACAGACTGCTGCGACTGGGATTGATGGGCAGGACCTTGCCGCCATACCCGTGCTTGAGCAGCATGCGAAACAGTCGCCCGCCAAACTTGGACTGATCTTCCGAGGCGCCGACCAAAGCTATGGATGCCGGGTCCAGCAAAGCGTCCAGCGTGCTGGCGCCAGTGACGGTTTCCATCACGTTTGTCTCCTGTTGGTGGTTCTGTGAGCGTTTAGTTATCGCTCATCTTGATAGTCTTGAGCAGCTCGCTGTAATAAGCCCGGCTCTTTTCCAGATCCTTCGCATAGGCATCGCCATCTTTCCAGCTGGCGCTGACACTGATACGGTGGAAGCGTTCCTGCGTTTGCGGTTCGGCCAGAATTTCTTCGGTGGCCTTGGCCAGCTTGTTCATGACATCGTCAGGTGTGCCTGCCGGTACAGCCAGTCCCCAGAACCCCTCAAAAGGCAAGGCCAGATCAAAGCCCGCTTCCTGAGGAGTGGGCACGTCCGGCAGTTCTGGATGACGCACGCTGGCGTACGTCACCAAGGCTTTGGCCTTGCCACTTTTCACCAGCTCCAGCCCCACCCCATCGATAAAGAAGTCAATGTGATTGCCCATGAGGGCCGTCATGGTATCTGCCGAGCCTTTGAAGGGGACGTGCAGCAGGTCCAGCTTCTGGGCATTTTCCAGAATCTCTCCTGCCAAGTGGCCTCCAGACGCAATACCGGCCGAGCCATAGGTCAGGGTGCCGGGCTCTTTGCGCGCCAGTTCCACAAACTCTTTCAGGTTGGAGACGGGCAGGTCATTGCGTACCGTCATGATGGGAAGATAGCCAGCCAGACTGCCGACAAACTCAAAACCTTTTACCGGGTCATAAGGCACATCGCGTATATAGGGCAACACGGTAAAGGCCGTGCTGGTCGCCAGCAACAAGGTATAGCCATCAGGTTTGGCGCGCCCCACCATCGACGTTCCCAGCGAAGTGGTGCCGCCGGGTCGGTTCTCAATAACGACAGGCACGCCCAGCTTGACGCGCAGGCGGTCGGCAAATACTCGCGCCAGGTTGTCACTGTTGCCGCCGGGGGGATAAGGAACCACAAAGGTCACTTCACGGCTGGGGTAGGCGTCAGCCGCACTGGCCGCCGGTACAGAAAAACTGCTGACTGCAGCCAGCCCCGAGACCAGCAAAGTACGTAGCAACCCGGTGGGCGAAAAAAAAGAACTGGACATGATCCTTGCCTCCTGTGTGAGGGAGCAACCCTCTTTTGTTCCAATATATAGAACGCTGTTCTTGTTTTTGATATTAAAAATGCCGCGTAAACGGCTTGAATACAACAGACAGCAACAACACAAGCAACTGAGGACAACGGCTCAAATATAGGGAGATTTGATTTCAAGTGTCAACTATTAATCCCCCTCGGGATTTCCCCAGTCTGTTGATCCTGGTGCTTTAGGCTTGACCGCAACGCGCTTCTGGATAAAATGAAAATACTGCTTTTTTATGTCATTTTGAAGAACGCTGTTCCAAATATCAGAACACAACTCTTAACTGATCGAAGGAATTCATTCATGTTCTCTGCCATTGTCATCGACAAAACCGACGGCCAATACAAAGCCAGCCTGCAAACCCTGGACGAGTCCGCCCTGCCCGAAGGCCAGGTCACGGTTCGCATCGACTACTCCACCCTGAACTTCAAAGACGGTTTGGCCATGACGGGCAAATCGCCGGTAGTGCGTCAGTTCCCCATGGTGCCCGGCATCGACTTCGCCGGTACCGTCACTGACAGCAGCGACCCGAATTTCAAGCCCGGCCAGAAGGTAGTGCTTAACGGCTGGGGCCTGGGTGAAGTGCATTGGGGTGGCCTGGCCCAGCAGGCACGCGTCAAGGGCGATTGGCTGATCCCCCTGCCCGAAGCCTTCTCCACCCAGCAAGCCATGATGATTGGTACCGCGGGCTACACCGCCGCCCTGTGCGTACGTGCCTTGCAGCGCCAGGGCGTCACGCCCGACAAGGGCCCGATTCTGGTTACGGGAGCCGCGGGTGGCGTAGGCAGTGTCAGCGTAGCCCTGCTCCATGCCCTGGGCTACACCGTGATGGCCAGCACGGGCCGCCCTCAAGAAGAAAGCTATCTGAAGGCGCTGGGCGCCAGCGAAATTGTGGACCGCAACACCTTGAGCGAACCCGGCAAGCCGCTTGGCAAAGAACGCTGGGCCGGTGCCATCGACAGCGTGGGCAGCCACACCCTGGCCAATGTGTGCGCGGGCACGCAGTACTTGGGCGCCGTGGCCGCTTGTGGTCTGGCTCAAGGCATGGACTTCCCTGCTTCCGTGGCCCCCTTCATTCTGCGTGGCGTGCAGTTGATTGGTGTGGATAGCGTGCATTGCCCCAAACCCGAGCGTTTGGCGGCTTGGGACTTGCTGGCCAAGCATTTGTCTATTGAAGCCCTGGAGCGCATCGGTGCCAGCACCATCACGCTTTCCCAAGCCATTGATCAGGCCGCTCAGCTACTGGAAGGCAAGGTACGCGGCCGCATCGTGGTTGATGTCAACGCTTAAGGCCGGGTCGGCCCCCCCTTTACCTGTCACGCTCTGGAGCTGATTCATGGATACGACATTGCCCCTGAACGGGGTTCGGATACTGGAATTTTGCAATGTGGCCGCTGGCCCGTACTGCGGTATGTTATTGGCCGATATGGGGGCCGACGTCATCAAGATCGAGCACCCTAAAGGGGGTGACACCTTGCGAAGCTGGCCACCCATCAACCAGGGCTATAGCGAGAACTTTGCTTCGCTAAACCGCAACAAGCGTTCAGTAACGCTGGATCTGAAAAACCCCGATGATGTGGCCAAGGCACGCCAGCTGGTACTGGATGCCGACGTCTTGCTGGAGAACAACCGGCCCGGCGTCATGCAGCGTTTAGGGCTGGATTATGAAAGCCTGAAGGCCCTGAATCCCAGGCTGCTGTATTGCTCGATTTCGGCCTACGGGCAAAGCGGTCCGCGCTCGCAGGAAGGCGGCTTTGACCTGACCATCCAGGCCATGAGCGGCGTGATGAGCGTAACGGGCGAAGCCGGCGGCGCCCCGGTCAAGTGTGGTGTGCCGCTGGCAGACTTTGCTGCCGGTTTATATGCCGCTTTTGCCATCAGCGCCGCCCTGCCGCAAGCACGCGCCACCGGTCAGGGCGCGCATATCGACGTCCCCATGCTGGGTACTACGCTGGCCATCGCTGCGCTGCAAACCTCGGAATATTTTGGCAGCGGCCGCGATCCGGACAAGCTGGGCTCCGCTCACCCACGCAATGCTCCCTATCAGGCATTCCAGTGCAAAGGCGGTTACTTCGCCATGGCAGCGGGCAACGATGCACTATGGCGATCTGTCTGTCAGGTCGTTGAACGCCCTGATCTGACCGAGGACGAGCGTTTTACCAGCACCACCTTGCGCGCCAAACATCAAGATGCCTTGCGTGAACTGCTGGAAGCCATTTTTGCGCAACACGACTCCGAACACTGGCTGGCTCAATTCCGTGCCCAGGGCGTACCGTGCAGCCCCATCAACCGCTATTCCGACGTCTTGCGCGACCCGCAAGTCGAGCACATGCAATGGGTGCAAAACATCCGCCTGCCGGGTACGGATACCGAAACCCGCACCTTTGTCTCGCCCCTGCGTATCAATGGGGTGGGCTTGCCCGTCCGTCTGGCACCACCCGCGCTGGGCGAGCACAACGACAGCATCCTGCACGGAGTCACCCCATGACCGCGCGGTACGGCAGCAGCAGCCCCAGCCTGAACGTGGACTGCCAGGATAAAGTCTGGACCCTGACACTGAACCGGCCTGACAAGCGCAATGCCTTGTCAGCCGAGCTGGTAGAAGCCTTGATCGCGGCCGTGCAGGCCGCAGAACAGGCCCAGGCCGATTTATTGATTCTGCGCGGGGAAGGCCGCAACTTCAGTGCGGGTTTTGACTTCAGCGACTACGAGCAGCAAAGCGAAGGGGATCTGGTACTGCGATTTATCCGCATCGAAACCCTTCTGCAGCTGCTGGCTCACACACCATGCGCCACCTTGGCCCTGGCGCATGGGCAAAACTTTGGGGCAGGCGTGGATTTGATTGCGGTCTGCCGTCAACGCGTCGCCAGCGCGGATGCTCGCTTTCGCATGCCTGGACTGCAATTTGGCCTGGCACTGGGAACCGGCAGACTGGCGGCCTTGATTGGCGGCCAGCAGGCTCATCAGCTTCTGGCAGGCAGCCAGGTGTTTGATGCTGCCAAAGCAGAGCAACTGGGTTTTATTGAAGGGATACAAGAGCCTGACACATGGCCTGCTGTCATCGAGCAGGCGCAACAGACAGCAGGCTTGCTGGACGCAACCAGTCGCGCCTATCTGCATCAGTTAACCGGCTGCCCACAACAGGTTGATCGGGATATGGCGGCCTTGGTGCGCTCTGCGTCCGCACCCGGTATCAAACAAAGAATTGCGGCCTTCAGGCAGGCCGCGACGTCTTGAGTTCTTTGGTTTGAATTGAACTGTCCCAGAAAACCGGGGCAAGCTCCAAACTGTGACAAC
This genomic interval from Alcaligenes ammonioxydans contains the following:
- a CDS encoding acetate--CoA ligase family protein translates to METVTGASTLDALLDPASIALVGASEDQSKFGGRLFRMLLKHGYGGKVLPINPSRSSLFGLPAVPGLAALDSAPDLAVFTVGADTVLEQAQMAAQMGVRGLLVISAGFADAGERGLEREQALLRICRESGMRLIGPNCLGMISPSRKLVLCSSPVLDRDSLPERPIGFVSQSGALMTTYFDRAWAMGGGFTYGFSVGNQADLDLCDFVDFLIDDPKTQVICTYIEGIKDAQALRRTARRAQAAGKPWLAVKAGRSSAGKAAAFSHTASVAGDHDVFASVCRDEGISLMDDMGAMLLLANSMVRFTSNTISKVAIVTPSGGGGALAADALAEQGVELSGFSASTQHALAVHYPAGQADNPVDLGARLTQDCTEVARATLDALMQDQQSDAVLITASMCPQEWMAALIEKIIHPEPHWAKPVMVAFDAGATSEPLRQKLAQHGHAYASSSLEAALALSAWKRHGQFVPRQVAMRPSACQAPSVMPRGVLNEDQSKRLLAHYGLPVNLGQVCEDVEQAVAQAEQMGYPVVMKIVSPDIVHKTEAGGVALDVADEAGLRRDFARLYANAKAYKADARLEGVLVQAMAKGDVELLIGARQDAQFGPVVVFGAGGILVEMLSDRVIAAAPLTLADADRLLSTLMIDKLLQGYRGRMLDRAGVLDAIVRVSFLAHDLRDTEFELDINPLIVAATRCHAVDARLSIGA
- a CDS encoding enoyl-CoA hydratase/isomerase family protein translates to MSDYQCILVENHDDGVSIFTINRPDRRNALSATVVKELQQAFLVFDEDPTRRVAVLTGAGNDAFSAGADINEWPELWRAIPTVGFETDKPIIAAVSGWCVGGALVMAMMTDLLVASESAKFSYPEAKLGFTGGIISGLASRIPHHAAMEVILLCRTLEARRAYDLGFANEVVPVGEQVQAAVRMAQDLAKMSPRVLQTLKRFINNEVLTRGPSEQMARTMRQLKAIEDSYDAKEGMNAFKEKRAPVYLNK
- a CDS encoding cysteine dioxygenase family protein gives rise to the protein MHPRFERFIQGMNELTARPAVGEEDILREGRVLLGELVAQDDWLAPEYTQPHPQFYQQYLLYCCPQERFSVVSFVWGPGQKTPIHDHTVWGLIGMLRGAERSRPFDRDPQTGQMTEEDTQILEPGVVEVVSPTVGDIHEVSNVYDDQVSISIHVYGADIGKVRRHVFDPQTGQAKEFVSGYANRPAVV
- a CDS encoding Bug family tripartite tricarboxylate transporter substrate binding protein encodes the protein MSSSFFSPTGLLRTLLVSGLAAVSSFSVPAASAADAYPSREVTFVVPYPPGGNSDNLARVFADRLRVKLGVPVVIENRPGGTTSLGTSMVGRAKPDGYTLLLATSTAFTVLPYIRDVPYDPVKGFEFVGSLAGYLPIMTVRNDLPVSNLKEFVELARKEPGTLTYGSAGIASGGHLAGEILENAQKLDLLHVPFKGSADTMTALMGNHIDFFIDGVGLELVKSGKAKALVTYASVRHPELPDVPTPQEAGFDLALPFEGFWGLAVPAGTPDDVMNKLAKATEEILAEPQTQERFHRISVSASWKDGDAYAKDLEKSRAYYSELLKTIKMSDN
- a CDS encoding alpha/beta hydrolase family protein, which gives rise to MSTDIFKTTIKVAHQQLDARLLVPQSPIPGILFVHGWGGSQRFDLKRAHTIAGMGCICMTFDLAGHNASDQERQKVSREQNFQDICAAFDTLASHPMVDANSIAIVGHSYGAYLACLLSEFRAVRWLSLLAPALYPDEDWLAPKDQLKRSLLQDYRLQSHTPQDNRALHACSKFTGDVMLFEAEHDELIPRQTLLTYRQAFSQANSLTHRVLKESNHALDEKVAQRNYSVLLYRWIQEMIIGARIGHLPKDIA